The following proteins are co-located in the Vigna unguiculata cultivar IT97K-499-35 chromosome 9, ASM411807v1, whole genome shotgun sequence genome:
- the LOC114164443 gene encoding scopoletin 8-hydroxylase-like: MSKVGMLLESIINDCLGLPTNLLKELNDDRSWDFMVALRYLPASDGENNGIGEHQDANSVTLVIQDGVGGLQVRKNGEWIPVVPAEGTIVVNVGDVLQVLSNKKFKSATHKVVRTKERNKYSYVFFHNIRGDKWIEPLSQFTKDIGLPPKYIGFLYKEYQDLRMRNKTHPPSRSEDVIRITHYEI; this comes from the exons ATGAGCAAGGTGGGTATGTTGTTGGAGAGCATTATAAACGATTGTTTGGGTCTTCCTACCAACTTGTTGAAGGAATTGAATGATGATAGGAGTTGGGATTTCATGGTGGCATTGCGTTACTTGCCAGCTTCTGACGGTGAGAATAATGGAATCGGGGAGCATCAGGATGCTAACTCCGTTACCTTAGTTATTCAGGATGGAGTTGGAGGCCTGCAAGTTCGTAAGAATGGAGAGTGGATCCCTGTTGTTCCTGCTGAGGGCACTATTGTGGTCAATGTTGGTGATGTTTTGCAG GTGTTGAGTAACAAAAAGTTCAAGAGTGCAACTcacaaagttgtgagaacaaaaGAACGAAACAAGTACTCTTACGTGTTCTTTCATAACATAAGAGGAGACAAGTGGATCGAACCATTATCACAATTTACCAAAGACATTGGTCTGCCACCAAAGTATATAggattcctatataaagagtaTCAGGATTTGAGAATGAGGAACAAGACTCATCCACCTTCTCGATCAGAGGATGTCATCCGCATTACTCACTATGAAATTTGA